The proteins below are encoded in one region of Sphingobacterium sp. R2:
- a CDS encoding NlpC/P60 family protein produces the protein MKYGICTLALVPLRLEQAHRSEMVSQVLFGELFEILDEQADWTSIRLLETDYLGWIQNGQFQQLADLDRQHYLSGEPTIVGREGGVLFNDTTQLQLCHGTKLYLNAGNTVNLSQLTFTYQGRINTYIREQFETELAQLALSYKDVPYLWGGRSQWGIDCSGFSQLIYRCFDISLPRDAYQQAEIGQTVDFVSEIQVGDLAFFDNAEGRITHVGIMLDRDTIIHASAKVRVDRMDSAGIFNAELNCYTHKLRIVKRYN, from the coding sequence ATGAAATATGGTATTTGTACACTTGCTCTCGTACCGTTACGTCTAGAACAGGCACACCGTAGCGAGATGGTTTCTCAGGTATTGTTTGGAGAGCTGTTTGAGATCCTGGATGAACAGGCGGATTGGACATCAATACGTTTATTGGAAACGGATTATTTGGGTTGGATTCAAAACGGGCAGTTTCAGCAACTAGCCGACTTGGATAGACAACATTATTTAAGTGGAGAGCCTACTATTGTTGGACGGGAGGGTGGAGTTCTTTTTAACGATACAACACAATTGCAGCTCTGTCATGGTACCAAGCTTTATCTAAATGCAGGGAATACCGTCAATTTATCGCAATTGACATTTACCTATCAAGGTCGTATCAATACCTATATCAGAGAGCAATTTGAAACCGAGTTAGCGCAATTGGCCTTAAGTTACAAAGACGTTCCTTATCTATGGGGTGGACGTTCGCAATGGGGGATTGATTGCTCTGGTTTCTCCCAATTGATTTATAGGTGTTTCGATATATCCTTACCACGCGATGCTTACCAGCAGGCCGAGATCGGGCAGACTGTAGATTTTGTTTCGGAAATACAGGTAGGGGATTTGGCTTTTTTCGATAATGCCGAAGGAAGGATTACACATGTAGGGATTATGCTGGATCGCGATACGATTATCCATGCTTCTGCAAAAGTTCGTGTGGACAGGATGGATTCAGCAGGTATTTTTAATGCAGAACTGAATTGCTATACACACAAACTTCGCATTGTTAAACGGTATAATTAA
- a CDS encoding universal stress protein, producing the protein MLIKQNRPIYDYILYDEDKSIIADMENTNSKFKRILVAVDDEPCAEKAIHYAKEMAQVFGASVALVTVIPPTSPANFGADPLLGQQPIIVPEVSEMEQDNAQKYLEKISREFTGAGEVYLFNRIGSIKEEILAASHEWSADLIIMGSNGRTGFDHFISGSVSESVIRKSTCPVLVIPSKCD; encoded by the coding sequence ATGCTAATAAAACAAAATCGTCCAATCTATGATTATATATTATATGACGAAGATAAATCAATAATAGCAGATATGGAGAATACAAATTCAAAATTCAAAAGGATATTAGTCGCTGTTGACGACGAGCCATGCGCTGAAAAGGCAATACATTATGCGAAAGAAATGGCCCAGGTATTTGGAGCTTCCGTAGCCCTTGTCACCGTTATCCCCCCTACTTCTCCTGCCAATTTTGGAGCAGATCCCTTATTGGGGCAGCAGCCTATCATCGTTCCGGAGGTTTCGGAAATGGAGCAGGACAATGCGCAAAAGTATTTAGAGAAGATAAGCCGCGAGTTTACTGGTGCAGGCGAAGTCTATTTGTTTAATCGAATAGGATCTATTAAAGAAGAAATTCTGGCTGCATCGCACGAATGGTCTGCGGATCTGATTATCATGGGCTCTAATGGGCGGACCGGTTTTGATCATTTTATATCTGGTTCTGTCTCTGAATCGGTTATTCGCAAATCTACCTGCCCGGTACTGGTGATCCCCAGTAAATGTGACTAA
- a CDS encoding RsmB/NOP family class I SAM-dependent RNA methyltransferase produces MAEFSEKRVHQQIRNFERAMDGFEADQPFSRYLTTFFKLNKQMGSSDRKAVSRLCYNYFRLGTAAPQLSQQRRLVIAEFLCEQESPLVAVLEPAYADKLHLSIRDKINFLESEGFFKLEDLFPFTEHISEKVNLTAFLESQCIQPYLYIRVKRGKTNFVRAILDGSQIPYTTIGEQTIALTNGTSLQRFDALDGIIEVQDLSSQRTLAYMEPGENESWWDTCAASGGKSLLLMDACPTVNLLVSDIRMSILRNLDERFDRAGIKHYRKKIIDLSKDTFPLLGSEKFDGVLLDAPCTGSGTWGRTPEMIRQFRADKIAEFNALQKNIASHVVGHVKVGKPLIYITCSIFKAENEDVVSYIADHFGFEIARMDYLEGYTEKADSMFVARLIKK; encoded by the coding sequence ATGGCTGAATTCAGTGAAAAACGTGTTCATCAGCAAATACGTAATTTTGAGCGAGCAATGGATGGTTTTGAAGCTGATCAACCATTTTCACGTTATTTAACAACTTTTTTTAAGCTAAATAAACAAATGGGATCTTCCGACCGAAAGGCCGTCTCCCGTTTGTGCTATAATTATTTCCGTTTAGGGACTGCAGCTCCGCAGTTATCACAGCAACGTAGGCTGGTAATTGCCGAATTTCTATGCGAGCAAGAAAGCCCCTTAGTGGCAGTTCTTGAACCTGCTTACGCCGATAAGCTTCACCTTTCAATCCGAGACAAAATTAACTTTTTGGAGTCTGAAGGCTTTTTTAAATTGGAAGACCTATTTCCCTTTACGGAGCATATTTCTGAAAAGGTGAATTTAACTGCCTTTTTGGAAAGTCAGTGCATTCAGCCCTATTTATATATTCGGGTAAAACGAGGAAAGACAAATTTCGTGCGCGCCATTTTAGATGGTAGTCAGATTCCCTATACCACTATTGGCGAGCAGACCATTGCCTTAACTAATGGTACCTCCTTACAACGATTTGATGCCTTGGATGGCATTATTGAAGTACAGGATCTTTCTTCACAACGTACTTTAGCGTATATGGAGCCCGGAGAAAATGAATCCTGGTGGGATACATGTGCAGCTTCGGGTGGTAAATCCCTTTTATTGATGGATGCTTGTCCTACCGTAAATTTGTTGGTATCGGATATTCGTATGAGCATTCTTCGGAACCTCGACGAGCGTTTTGATCGTGCCGGAATAAAGCATTATCGCAAGAAAATAATTGATCTTAGCAAAGATACTTTTCCGCTCCTTGGGAGCGAAAAATTTGACGGAGTACTTTTGGATGCGCCGTGCACAGGATCAGGAACGTGGGGACGTACGCCCGAAATGATTCGGCAATTTAGGGCCGATAAGATCGCTGAATTTAATGCACTTCAAAAAAATATAGCCAGTCATGTGGTGGGGCATGTAAAAGTGGGTAAGCCACTAATTTATATCACTTGCTCCATTTTTAAAGCAGAAAATGAAGATGTTGTCAGCTATATTGCTGATCATTTTGGTTTTGAAATAGCACGCATGGATTACCTGGAAGGGTATACCGAAAAGGCCGATAGCATGTTTGTCGCGCGTTTGATAAAAAAGTAA
- a CDS encoding ABC transporter substrate-binding protein: MISVQNHPLQLSGNKIWVAALVALCLASCTTKKSTVLRSPSSGHGEQQTAVTKPPVDKESTITRMGDTQHVNGYAVKNNRIALLLPFELGNIAGTVRKEDVERSSLALDFYQGFQLGLDKIAKEGALFDLQVIDSRDNVAYNATLGTSANVKDAVLVVGPVYPREIKSFGQAFANKNVLQVSPLAATMASEFSLPNLVSITPSIRTHAETLAKYVAEQYYNGDQIVIYDAGDDDSKQFLVNFANEITKANPQAKVKTVMSINELNNSLVLAGTNHIISGTANKNLVKGLLDAMDERFLNPGNQFKLYGHPNMAKLSFENFENMDFYALTITSSNLVDETDGDTKKFIGNYKAAYKVDPSEFSYKGYDAALYFGRLIHKYGVDYVSRMTQEKFSGLNSDYRFEFYPKWGYANRSLGMLVYHDKKFERK, translated from the coding sequence ATGATATCAGTTCAAAACCACCCGCTACAATTGAGTGGGAATAAAATATGGGTTGCGGCGCTTGTAGCGTTATGCCTTGCAAGCTGTACAACCAAAAAAAGCACAGTATTGCGTTCGCCTTCCTCTGGTCATGGCGAACAGCAAACTGCTGTTACTAAACCACCTGTTGACAAAGAAAGTACCATTACCAGGATGGGGGATACCCAACATGTCAATGGCTATGCTGTGAAAAATAATCGCATCGCACTGCTTTTGCCGTTCGAGTTAGGTAATATTGCAGGCACAGTTAGGAAGGAAGACGTGGAGCGCTCATCTTTGGCGCTGGATTTTTACCAGGGATTTCAGTTAGGTCTTGACAAAATTGCGAAGGAAGGTGCTTTGTTCGATTTGCAGGTAATTGATTCTAGAGACAATGTTGCGTATAATGCAACATTGGGTACATCGGCCAATGTCAAAGATGCCGTGCTCGTGGTGGGACCAGTATATCCGCGTGAGATTAAGAGCTTTGGGCAGGCCTTTGCAAACAAGAACGTTCTACAGGTTTCTCCATTGGCAGCAACCATGGCTTCTGAATTTAGCCTCCCCAATTTGGTTTCTATAACACCATCTATTCGTACACACGCCGAAACATTGGCGAAGTATGTTGCCGAGCAATATTATAATGGGGATCAGATTGTTATTTACGATGCTGGTGATGATGACAGCAAACAATTTTTGGTCAATTTTGCAAACGAGATTACCAAAGCTAACCCACAGGCTAAAGTAAAAACGGTTATGAGCATCAATGAGCTTAACAACAGTCTTGTGTTGGCAGGTACCAATCATATCATTTCAGGTACTGCCAATAAAAATTTAGTAAAGGGCCTCTTGGATGCTATGGATGAACGCTTTCTGAATCCAGGTAATCAGTTTAAATTATATGGACACCCAAACATGGCCAAGCTTTCCTTTGAGAATTTCGAAAACATGGATTTTTATGCATTGACCATTACCTCTTCTAACTTGGTTGATGAGACGGATGGAGATACCAAAAAGTTTATTGGAAATTACAAAGCTGCTTATAAAGTTGATCCGTCCGAGTTTTCTTACAAAGGGTATGACGCTGCATTGTATTTTGGTCGATTGATTCATAAGTATGGAGTGGATTATGTCAGCCGAATGACGCAGGAGAAGTTTTCGGGATTGAATAGCGATTACAGATTTGAATTTTACCCAAAATGGGGCTATGCAAACAGATCGTTGGGCATGTTGGTCTATCACGATAAAAAATTTGAAAGAAAATAA
- the guaA gene encoding glutamine-hydrolyzing GMP synthase, which translates to MPEKIIILDFGSQYTQLIARRVRELNVYCEIHPFNKLPDFDDTVRGVIFSGSPYSVRQEDAPQIDFVAIQDRFPLLGVCYGAQYIAQKSGGEVLPSEIREYGRANLQFVNSENELLAGVPTQSQVWMSHGDTIKEVPAHFEIIASTDKVRVAAYQVKGTRTYGIQFHPEVTHSTDGAIVLKNFVVNICGCAQEWTPDAFVDTTVSSLKEQLGDDHVIMALSGGVDSTVAAVLLHHAIGKKLHCIFVDHGLLRKDEYEQVLDSYKNMGLNIKGINAKDLFYGRLAGVSEPEEKRKIIGNSFIDVFDEAAKEIQKELPEGIEAKWLGQGTIYPDIIESVSVKGPSATIKSHHNVGGLPDFMKLKVVEPLKTLFKDEVRRVGKALEVDPSILGRHPFPGPGLAIRILGDITPERVRIVQEADAIFINNLKESGWYDKVWQAGTIFLPVRSVGVMGDERTYEHVVSLRAVGSLDGMTADWIHLPYDLLAKISNEIINHVKGINRVVYDISSKPPATIEWE; encoded by the coding sequence ATGCCAGAAAAAATTATAATTCTAGACTTCGGGTCTCAATACACACAGTTGATCGCAAGACGTGTCAGAGAGCTAAATGTGTATTGTGAGATACACCCGTTCAATAAATTGCCAGATTTTGACGACACCGTAAGAGGTGTTATCTTTTCGGGAAGTCCTTATTCTGTTAGACAAGAAGATGCGCCACAAATAGATTTTGTCGCTATTCAGGATCGTTTCCCACTTTTAGGCGTATGTTACGGAGCGCAATACATTGCTCAAAAATCCGGCGGTGAGGTGTTACCTTCTGAAATTCGTGAATATGGTCGTGCAAATCTGCAGTTTGTCAATAGTGAGAATGAATTATTGGCAGGCGTACCCACGCAATCGCAGGTATGGATGTCTCATGGCGATACGATTAAAGAAGTACCTGCACATTTTGAAATTATAGCGAGTACAGATAAAGTGCGCGTAGCAGCGTATCAAGTAAAAGGTACCCGCACATACGGTATACAATTTCATCCCGAAGTAACGCATAGTACAGACGGTGCTATCGTATTGAAAAACTTTGTTGTCAATATTTGTGGTTGTGCACAGGAATGGACACCAGATGCTTTTGTCGATACAACGGTATCTTCTTTGAAAGAGCAACTAGGTGATGATCATGTTATTATGGCTTTGTCTGGTGGGGTAGATTCGACAGTTGCTGCGGTGTTATTACACCATGCAATCGGAAAGAAACTCCATTGTATTTTTGTAGATCATGGTTTGCTTCGTAAGGATGAATATGAGCAAGTATTGGATTCTTACAAAAATATGGGCTTAAATATTAAAGGAATCAATGCAAAAGATTTGTTTTATGGTAGATTAGCTGGAGTTTCCGAGCCAGAAGAAAAACGCAAGATCATTGGTAATTCGTTTATTGATGTCTTCGATGAAGCTGCAAAAGAGATCCAAAAGGAATTGCCTGAAGGCATTGAAGCGAAGTGGTTAGGGCAAGGAACAATTTACCCTGATATCATCGAATCAGTTTCAGTGAAAGGGCCTTCGGCGACTATCAAATCACACCATAACGTTGGAGGCTTACCTGATTTCATGAAGCTGAAAGTTGTGGAACCACTTAAGACTTTGTTTAAAGATGAAGTCAGAAGAGTAGGGAAAGCGCTGGAAGTTGATCCGTCAATTTTAGGTAGACATCCATTTCCTGGGCCGGGTTTGGCAATTCGTATTTTGGGTGATATTACACCCGAGCGTGTACGTATTGTGCAAGAGGCTGATGCGATCTTCATCAATAATCTGAAAGAATCCGGTTGGTATGATAAAGTATGGCAGGCAGGCACAATTTTCTTACCTGTGCGTTCAGTAGGCGTTATGGGTGATGAGCGCACTTACGAGCACGTCGTTAGCTTGCGTGCGGTCGGTTCGCTAGATGGAATGACTGCGGATTGGATACATTTACCATATGATCTGTTGGCAAAGATTTCAAATGAAATTATCAACCATGTGAAAGGAATAAACAGAGTTGTGTATGATATCAGTTCAAAACCACCCGCTACAATTGAGTGGGAATAA
- the pyrF gene encoding orotidine-5'-phosphate decarboxylase has translation MTRAELIHQIKAKRSFLCVGLDTDLAKIPDHLLDDEDPIYSFNKAIIEATADLCVAYKPNIAFYECYGIKGWQSLQRTWAALPKDCFSIADAKRGDIGNTSGRYAMAFFDEKASGLGFDSITIAPYMGKDSVTPFLDFKDKWAIVLALTSNAGSLDFQNFENKEGLQLFEQVIDKVNTWGTPENLMYVVGATRGEGFIKIREHAPDHFLLVPGVGAQGGSLEDVCKFGMNKDCGLLVNSTRGIIYASKGTDFAERARQEALILQKEMEIELVKAGIIS, from the coding sequence ATGACAAGAGCAGAACTTATTCATCAAATAAAAGCGAAACGCTCATTTCTATGTGTCGGACTGGACACTGACCTAGCCAAAATACCTGACCATCTTTTAGACGATGAGGATCCGATCTATAGCTTTAACAAAGCTATAATAGAAGCAACAGCTGATCTATGTGTAGCCTACAAACCGAATATAGCATTTTATGAATGTTATGGAATAAAAGGCTGGCAATCGCTTCAAAGAACCTGGGCTGCCTTACCAAAGGACTGTTTTAGTATTGCTGACGCAAAAAGAGGGGATATCGGTAATACATCCGGACGTTACGCGATGGCATTTTTTGATGAAAAGGCTTCTGGTCTCGGATTCGATAGTATCACCATTGCACCTTATATGGGCAAGGACTCGGTAACGCCGTTTTTGGATTTTAAAGACAAATGGGCTATCGTGCTAGCGCTAACATCAAATGCGGGTAGCTTAGACTTTCAGAATTTTGAGAATAAAGAGGGGCTGCAGTTGTTCGAACAGGTGATCGACAAAGTCAATACCTGGGGCACGCCAGAAAATCTTATGTATGTGGTCGGGGCAACCCGGGGAGAAGGATTTATCAAAATTAGGGAGCATGCGCCAGATCATTTTTTATTGGTTCCGGGCGTGGGTGCTCAGGGGGGCTCGCTCGAAGATGTATGTAAATTTGGTATGAACAAAGATTGTGGACTTTTGGTCAACAGCACAAGGGGCATTATCTATGCTTCAAAAGGGACTGATTTCGCTGAAAGAGCGCGGCAGGAAGCTTTAATTCTTCAAAAAGAAATGGAAATAGAACTGGTAAAAGCGGGTATTATTTCCTGA
- a CDS encoding TlpA disulfide reductase family protein — MNPKTKKIVGNVVFVLVIGLLIWPTSRSYFQQALMKIGFFKLKLEVTPDAKKSFATSPKLGTEVSFINQQGMPVKVADLRGKVIFINFWATWCAPCRAEMPSINKLYNTYKDSAHVVFLIVEVEGDRAKAEAFIKAEGLNLPLSFPNSDIPKEWLSGPIPTTLILDKEGNLAARHEGLADYSTPEVTKFIQDLINK, encoded by the coding sequence ATGAACCCGAAGACAAAGAAAATAGTCGGAAACGTTGTATTTGTACTGGTTATTGGTTTGCTGATTTGGCCAACAAGTAGAAGTTATTTTCAGCAAGCCCTAATGAAAATAGGCTTTTTTAAACTAAAGTTAGAAGTTACGCCGGACGCTAAAAAATCTTTTGCGACTTCGCCCAAGTTAGGCACTGAGGTATCTTTTATAAACCAGCAAGGCATGCCCGTAAAGGTGGCTGATCTGAGAGGAAAGGTGATTTTTATCAATTTTTGGGCAACTTGGTGTGCCCCTTGTCGGGCCGAAATGCCTTCGATAAATAAACTTTATAATACGTATAAGGATAGCGCCCATGTTGTGTTTTTGATTGTTGAGGTAGAGGGTGATAGAGCGAAGGCCGAAGCGTTCATTAAGGCAGAGGGATTGAACTTACCGCTAAGCTTTCCGAACAGTGATATTCCAAAGGAGTGGCTTTCTGGGCCTATTCCAACAACACTCATATTGGATAAGGAAGGAAATCTTGCCGCAAGACATGAAGGGCTGGCTGACTATTCGACTCCAGAGGTGACCAAATTTATTCAAGATTTAATCAATAAATAA
- a CDS encoding RluA family pseudouridine synthase — MIQNENRLFKFPKFSELIIHEDENLIVINKPPFVASLDEREGGEVNILRLAKKYHPDAQVCHRLDKETSGILLIAKNPETYRSISIAFEKRRVNKTYHAIIGGTHTFQNLLVDLPILNQGNKNVSIDRANGKAAETIFNSIKYYKNYTLVECKPITGRMHQIRIHLATQHAAIVGDDMYRGKPVYLSQIKKRGYTLSKDEEEQPIMKRFALHAKHIEFELNGVKLVFDAPYPKDFATLLKLLDKFDS, encoded by the coding sequence ATGATACAAAATGAGAATCGTCTATTTAAATTTCCTAAATTTTCAGAATTAATCATTCATGAGGATGAAAATTTGATTGTTATCAATAAGCCACCGTTTGTAGCTTCTTTGGATGAGCGTGAGGGCGGAGAGGTGAATATCCTTCGATTGGCGAAAAAATACCATCCGGATGCACAGGTGTGCCACCGTTTGGATAAAGAGACTTCGGGTATTTTATTAATTGCCAAAAACCCCGAAACGTATCGTTCAATTTCTATCGCATTTGAAAAAAGAAGAGTGAATAAGACTTACCATGCGATCATAGGCGGTACGCACACTTTTCAGAATTTGCTGGTTGATTTACCGATCTTGAATCAGGGCAATAAAAATGTATCGATTGACCGTGCCAATGGCAAAGCAGCGGAAACTATATTCAATTCGATCAAATATTACAAGAATTATACATTAGTGGAATGTAAACCCATTACTGGACGGATGCACCAAATCCGTATTCACCTAGCGACACAACACGCAGCAATTGTTGGCGACGATATGTATCGCGGTAAACCGGTCTATTTATCCCAAATTAAGAAGCGTGGGTATACCTTGTCGAAAGACGAGGAAGAACAGCCTATCATGAAGCGTTTTGCGCTACATGCCAAACATATCGAATTCGAACTGAATGGCGTTAAGTTGGTTTTCGATGCGCCCTATCCAAAGGATTTTGCGACCTTATTAAAGCTGTTAGATAAGTTTGATTCATAA
- the panB gene encoding 3-methyl-2-oxobutanoate hydroxymethyltransferase, with the protein MSVNKEMKRVSTAMLQAMKDRQEKISMLTSYDYSMAKMVDQAGVDVILIGDSAANVFAGYETTLPITLDHMIYHAASVARGTQRAMVLADLPFGSYQGSANEAYNAAVRMMKESGAHALKLEGGLEIIENIKKIIAGGIPVCGHLGLTPQSINKFGNFGVRAKEEQEAAKLIEDALALQDAGCFAIVLEKIPAKLAKAVTETLTIPTVGIGAGPDCDGQVLVINDMLGMNADFKPKFMRHFAKLHEQITTAVSNYVAEVKAVKYPNEDEQY; encoded by the coding sequence ATGTCTGTAAACAAAGAAATGAAACGCGTAAGCACCGCCATGCTACAAGCCATGAAAGACCGTCAGGAAAAGATATCTATGCTGACCAGCTATGATTATTCCATGGCTAAAATGGTTGATCAGGCGGGTGTTGATGTTATTTTGATTGGAGATTCTGCCGCCAACGTATTTGCTGGATATGAAACCACCTTGCCTATTACCCTTGATCATATGATATACCATGCGGCGTCAGTTGCAAGGGGAACGCAGCGCGCCATGGTGCTGGCAGACTTGCCCTTTGGTTCTTATCAGGGATCTGCCAATGAGGCCTACAACGCAGCCGTCCGTATGATGAAGGAATCTGGCGCACATGCACTGAAACTGGAAGGTGGTCTTGAAATCATAGAAAACATCAAAAAAATCATTGCCGGCGGTATTCCCGTATGTGGTCACCTGGGCCTTACTCCTCAATCTATCAACAAATTTGGTAATTTTGGTGTCCGTGCCAAGGAAGAACAAGAGGCAGCTAAACTCATCGAGGATGCGCTTGCTTTACAGGACGCCGGCTGTTTTGCAATTGTGTTGGAAAAGATACCTGCAAAATTGGCCAAGGCAGTGACCGAAACATTGACAATTCCTACGGTAGGTATCGGTGCTGGACCGGATTGCGATGGTCAGGTACTTGTCATTAACGATATGCTGGGCATGAATGCAGATTTTAAACCTAAATTTATGCGTCATTTTGCTAAATTGCATGAGCAAATTACCACTGCAGTAAGCAATTATGTGGCTGAAGTGAAAGCAGTAAAATACCCAAACGAAGATGAACAATACTAG
- a CDS encoding 30S ribosomal protein THX — MGKGDIKTRRGKISNGSFGKRRPHLSRAAIKPKLNDEAPKEVEQKTKSKK; from the coding sequence ATGGGAAAAGGTGACATCAAAACCAGAAGAGGAAAAATATCGAATGGTTCTTTTGGAAAAAGAAGACCGCATTTGTCCAGAGCTGCAATCAAGCCGAAATTAAACGATGAGGCTCCAAAAGAAGTGGAACAAAAGACAAAATCAAAAAAATAG
- a CDS encoding efflux RND transporter periplasmic adaptor subunit: MNKKSIIYLLLACAVFGGGYFLVTAKKDKEGTDKPREKKDVPVPAQAIIAKSSVADRSINLSGSIDAEEQVEVRSEVNGRITKIYFAEGQRVRQGEPLIKIDDIELQAQLRQSQTTNQLNAENERRAKLLLQKGAISQEEFDIASAALKTSAAQIQLIQAQISKTTIRAPFSGMIGLRNISVGAIVSPTTLITNLVKDNLVKITFAVPEKYSSIVKVNMPIEFSVANDPTVMKATIYAVEPQVSLNTRTLTVRARANNEQGKLKVGSFVNVSVPIEVENDAISIPTEAIVPVQDGKKVFIVQHGLAKEVKVETGARTDKDIVILSGISAGDTILTTGVLSLKDGSKVKVSLAN; the protein is encoded by the coding sequence ATGAATAAAAAATCGATCATTTACCTTCTTTTGGCCTGCGCTGTTTTTGGAGGTGGATACTTTCTGGTTACTGCTAAAAAAGACAAAGAGGGAACCGATAAGCCGAGGGAGAAAAAAGATGTTCCAGTGCCGGCACAGGCGATCATTGCCAAATCTTCTGTCGCCGATAGATCGATCAATCTTTCGGGAAGCATTGACGCAGAAGAGCAGGTCGAGGTCAGAAGTGAAGTCAATGGTCGAATCACCAAAATATATTTTGCAGAAGGGCAGCGTGTCAGGCAGGGTGAACCTTTGATCAAGATTGATGATATAGAACTGCAGGCACAATTAAGACAATCCCAAACGACCAATCAGCTCAATGCAGAAAATGAACGTCGAGCCAAATTGCTGTTGCAAAAAGGCGCTATCAGTCAAGAGGAATTTGATATTGCCAGTGCGGCCTTAAAAACTTCTGCCGCACAGATTCAGTTGATCCAGGCACAAATATCAAAGACTACCATAAGGGCGCCATTTAGCGGAATGATTGGATTACGGAATATCTCTGTAGGAGCCATTGTCTCGCCCACCACGCTGATCACAAATCTGGTCAAGGACAACTTGGTAAAAATCACCTTCGCAGTCCCCGAAAAATACAGCAGTATCGTTAAAGTAAATATGCCGATCGAGTTTAGTGTCGCCAATGACCCAACCGTCATGAAAGCAACTATCTACGCTGTAGAACCTCAAGTATCACTTAACACCAGGACACTTACAGTCAGAGCCCGCGCAAACAACGAGCAGGGAAAATTGAAAGTAGGATCATTTGTTAACGTGAGCGTTCCAATCGAGGTAGAAAACGATGCGATATCCATCCCAACAGAAGCCATCGTACCTGTTCAGGACGGAAAAAAAGTGTTTATAGTACAGCATGGCCTAGCCAAAGAAGTGAAGGTTGAAACGGGTGCACGTACAGACAAAGATATTGTCATTTTATCTGGGATCAGTGCCGGTGACACCATTTTAACTACAGGTGTCCTGTCGTTAAAGGATGGATCAAAAGTTAAGGTATCACTAGCTAACTAA